One stretch of Glycine soja cultivar W05 chromosome 7, ASM419377v2, whole genome shotgun sequence DNA includes these proteins:
- the LOC114418041 gene encoding lamin-like protein translates to MGGSWSWQLTCALLLLFSAVVTATDHIVGANRGWNPGFNYTLWANNHTFYVGDLISFRYQKNQYNVFEVNQTGYDNCTTEGAVGNWSSGKDFIPLNKAKRYYFICGNGQCFSGMKVSVVVHPLPPPPTSAVAAQHSSPKSASPVLLKRGFRSLLVSTVSACFGIVWIYHL, encoded by the exons ATGGGAGGCTCATGGTCATGGCAGCTCACATGTGCCCTCTTGCTACTCTTCTCCGCCGTAGTCACCGCCACTGACCACATTGTGGGTGCGAATCGTGGCTGGAACCCTGGCTTTAACTACACTCTTTGGGCCAACAACCACACTTTCTATGTTGGCGATCTTATCT CATTCAGGTACCAAAAGAACCAATACAATGTGTTTGAGGTGAACCAAACTGGGTATGACAACTGCACTACAGAAGGGGCAGTGGGGAATTGGAGCAGTGGGAAGGATTTCATACCCCTTAACAAGGCCAAGAGATATTACTTCATTTGTGGCAATGGCCAATGCTTCAGTGGAATGAAGGTTTCCGTTGTTGTTcatcctcttcctcctcctcccaCCTCTGCAGTTGCTGCTCAACATTCATCGCCAAAGTCTGCTTCTCCTGTGCTCTTAAAACGAGGATTTCGCTCACTGTTGGTGTCTACTGTTTCAGCTTGCTTTGGAATTGTTTGGATTTATCACTTGTAG